One Nerophis ophidion isolate RoL-2023_Sa linkage group LG23, RoL_Noph_v1.0, whole genome shotgun sequence genomic window carries:
- the fbxw9 gene encoding F-box/WD repeat-containing protein 9 has product MDKGDGGEQSGLSQDAHGPEMQSLPEGCLACQPDVDPATPEASGLLSLPWEMVTHIASHLPAHCVISVLPKVCSALRNVGKDNTAWQLRARRLIGSKAKFPVGPREDFDWPSACLEMEQLITCWTGMAQDDLRHHQAVEEEDQGDQGPAEMEPGRDAQGVDERLVGELVGELEQRLGDNPEEDALFEGHDGALDHQQAHPGNGEHVEIIQHQPPRSSSPPPALEHLTLLSGHIAQVTSVLLLGGDGTLCATGSRDYNVNLWKLHADSSSVLLHTLLGSCNFSTHQGWVWCLASQGPLLASGGFDSTVRLWDLQASGAEKGLIKAGGAVMCLTCLPDVLLAGTFDKTVSVYDPRAAFTCLKSLRLHTNVVMCLAADDKYIISAAKDCTVVVYDRRADKTLNKVRLNGYLRSMSYSDSEVWGGDHRGALHSFTMRDGILNSRAYFNVGHTAMINGIHKSPGSLYTCSSDCTVKVHIPCRPPKTLCTLRHQAGVSGLSVVDGTLAVTSGETDVEIWRPRKS; this is encoded by the exons ATGGACAAAGGCGATGGTGGCGAACAAAGTGGACTTTCTCAGGATGCCCATGGTCCAGAGATGCAAAG TCTTCCGGAAGGTTGCTTGGCATGTCAACCGGATGTTGACCCCGCTACTCCTGAGGCCAGTGGCTTGTTGTCGTTGCCGTGGGAGATGGTGACCCATATTGCCTCACACCTTCCCGCTCACTGTGTCATCTCCGTCCTGCCAAAG GTCTGTTCCGCTTTGCGTAACGTCGGCAAGGACAACACCGCCTGGCAGCTGCGGGCGCGCAGGCTTATTGGCTCGAAAGCAAAGTTTCCTGTGGGGCCGAGGGAGGATTTTGACTGGCCCAGCGCTTGCCTGGAGATGGAGCAACTGATTACCTGCTGGACCGGCATGGCACAAGATGACCTCAGACATCACCAAGCCGTCGAGGAGGAAGACCAGGGTGACCAGGGACCAGCAGAGATGGAGCCAGGGAGAGATGCACAGGGCGTTGATGAACGGTTGGTTGGCGAGCTCGTTGGCGAGCTGGAGCAGAGATTAGGCGATAACCCAGAAGAGGATGCTTTATTTGAGGGGCACGATGGCGCTCTTGATCATCAACAGGCGCATCCGGGTAATGGAGAACATGTAGAAATCATTCAGCATCAACCACCAAGAAGTTCAAGCCCGCCCCCGGCGCTTGAGCACCTCACCCTGCTCTCGGGCCACATTGCCCAGGTCACCTCCGTCCTCTTGTTAGGTGGCGACGGGACGCTCTGCGCCACGGGCTCCAGAGATTACAACGTTAATCTTTGGAAACTGCACGCGGACTCGAGCAGCGTGCTGCTGCACACGTTGCTCGGCTCCTGCAACTTCAGCACCCATCAAGGATGGGTGTGGTGTCTGGCGTCTCAGGGACCGCTGCTGGCCTCGGGAGGGTTCGACAGCACGGTGCGGCTGTGGGACCTGCAGGCGTCCGGCGCCGAGAAGGGATTGATCAAGGCGGGAGGTGCTGTGATGTGTTTGACCTGCTTGCCTGACGTCCTGCTGGCTGGCACGTTTGACAAAACGGTCAGCGTTTACGACCCGAGAG CTGCTTTTACTTGCCTGAAAAGCCTCCGTCTCCATACCAACGTAGTCATGTGTCTGGCGGCTGACGACAAATACATCATCTCTGCGGCCAAGGACTGCACCGTGGTCGTCTATGACCGCCGGGCGGACAAAACCTTGAACAAAGTCCGG CTGAATGGTTACTTGCGTTCCATGAGCTACAGCGACAGTGAGGTGTGGGGAGGAGACCACAGGGGCGCGCTGCATTCCTTCACCATGCGGGACGGGATATTGAACTCCAGAGCGTACTTCAATGTGGGGCACACGGCTATGATAAACGGCATTCATAAGTCACCTGGAAGCCTCTACACCTGCTCCTCTGATTGTACCGTCAAG GTGCACATCCCGTGTCGGCCTCCGAAGACTTTATGCACACTGCGTCATCAAGCTGGAGTCTCTGGG